Proteins from a single region of candidate division KSB1 bacterium:
- a CDS encoding M1 family aminopeptidase, with protein sequence MRRTFGWVSIALWVAVSPWFPRAYAQRPYDVTYYQLNIRIDPSTETIQGVATVGFVSRDSALTAIQLDLSGALTVSAVGGSATGFAHEGDRLTVQLQRAMEPGEEGRVNISYGGRPRNVGGLGMVFARAANAPSVHTISCPYHAYLWMPCNDYPGDKADSVRLVVTVPASMVVASNGRLLRQEVHSDGTTTYTWLESHPIATYLICITAGRYTTITDSYTSIDGTAVPLQYFVYPGDASKAQEDFSVIPRAMMAFERWFGPYPFADEKYGMAECQMIFGGMEHQTMTTIHPAYITGTHANDDVFVHELAHMWWGDCVTVENWHHCWLNEGFASYAEALYTEYYFGREAYHQYMNGDLNALAYKDPVYRYDLTNAMGIFDLVVYRKGAWILHMLRGMVGDSLFKEILGLYRARHAYGNATTEDFRQVCEDVSGRDLGWFFQEWVYEPWHPEYHYGYKVEDRGEGHSARYRVRLFVDQEQEVGPLFHMPLHMEVRHKGGSAYEYHLIPQIEERNLRLCWDTEVRPDTILIDPDGWVLKEVRCTTTPLLRLKGASVVHDSGNNNGRAEAGEVVEMVVRIVNRGVDADDVRVTLLCADPAITVSADTAAIDSLWHREEAEVGPFVFTVSDTATARRVPFVVRAWSADGHVAHDTLHVGVGQAPILLLDDDGGAAYEGYYQRALAELGLYIDYWDAAKDGPPGPQLLGTYRTVLWFTGDDDTTSLTAHEQGLVAEYLDNGGHLILTGQNISSDLFGRGSAADSAFCARYLKCTLVKPGTSDYTMMGVAGDPVAGGMVLSLRGQYGAGNQTAPDVVAPLSPAVMMLKYLPGQGAAAVRWHDPATGAKLIYLAFGFEGIGGPSRSTATQFLQKMLAWFALPAAVEGQERFTGVPVKFRVLPPFPNPCNESTAFLVELPERARLRVMVVNAAGRLVRVLVDEVREAGRYRETWDGRDLLGTPVSSGVYIVRAEANSLRDSTKLLVLR encoded by the coding sequence ATGCGCCGTACGTTTGGGTGGGTATCAATCGCTCTGTGGGTTGCCGTCTCTCCGTGGTTCCCACGTGCCTATGCCCAGCGGCCGTATGACGTCACCTACTACCAGCTCAACATCCGAATTGACCCTTCGACTGAAACGATACAGGGTGTCGCCACCGTGGGCTTTGTGAGCCGAGACTCCGCGCTCACGGCCATCCAACTCGACCTGTCGGGGGCGCTGACGGTGAGCGCAGTTGGCGGCAGTGCCACCGGTTTCGCCCATGAAGGCGATCGCCTCACCGTCCAACTTCAGCGGGCGATGGAGCCGGGCGAAGAGGGTCGCGTGAACATCTCCTATGGCGGCCGGCCACGCAATGTCGGCGGACTGGGCATGGTCTTCGCTCGGGCTGCCAATGCCCCCAGCGTGCACACCATCAGCTGCCCGTACCATGCGTACCTGTGGATGCCCTGCAACGACTACCCCGGCGACAAAGCGGACAGCGTGAGGCTAGTGGTCACCGTTCCCGCGTCCATGGTAGTGGCCTCCAACGGCAGACTCTTGAGACAAGAAGTCCACAGTGACGGCACCACCACCTACACCTGGCTGGAATCCCACCCCATTGCCACCTACCTCATCTGTATCACCGCTGGGCGCTACACGACCATCACCGATTCCTATACCAGCATTGACGGTACCGCGGTGCCTTTGCAGTATTTCGTCTACCCAGGGGATGCCTCGAAGGCGCAAGAGGACTTTTCCGTAATCCCGCGCGCGATGATGGCATTCGAACGGTGGTTTGGGCCCTACCCCTTTGCGGACGAAAAGTACGGAATGGCCGAATGCCAGATGATCTTTGGCGGGATGGAACATCAGACCATGACCACTATTCATCCCGCCTACATCACTGGCACCCACGCCAATGACGACGTTTTCGTGCACGAGTTGGCACACATGTGGTGGGGCGACTGCGTCACCGTGGAGAATTGGCATCATTGCTGGTTGAACGAAGGTTTTGCTTCCTATGCCGAAGCGTTGTACACCGAGTACTACTTCGGCCGAGAAGCCTACCACCAGTATATGAACGGGGATTTGAATGCCCTGGCCTACAAAGACCCGGTCTACCGTTACGACTTGACCAACGCCATGGGGATTTTCGACCTGGTTGTGTATCGGAAGGGGGCCTGGATTCTCCACATGCTCCGGGGCATGGTGGGTGATTCGCTTTTTAAGGAGATACTGGGCCTTTACCGTGCGCGCCACGCCTATGGCAACGCAACCACTGAGGACTTTCGCCAGGTGTGCGAAGATGTGAGCGGAAGGGATCTCGGTTGGTTCTTCCAGGAGTGGGTGTACGAACCCTGGCACCCTGAGTACCATTACGGCTACAAAGTCGAGGACCGGGGCGAGGGCCACTCCGCCCGCTACCGGGTGAGGCTGTTCGTTGACCAGGAACAAGAGGTCGGCCCGTTGTTCCACATGCCTCTGCACATGGAGGTGCGCCACAAGGGAGGCTCCGCCTACGAGTATCACCTGATCCCGCAGATCGAAGAGAGGAACCTCAGACTCTGCTGGGACACCGAGGTGCGGCCGGACACGATCCTCATTGACCCGGATGGTTGGGTGCTGAAGGAGGTGAGGTGCACCACCACACCCCTGCTGCGCCTAAAGGGTGCTTCCGTCGTGCACGACTCGGGCAACAACAACGGCCGCGCGGAGGCAGGCGAGGTTGTGGAGATGGTCGTGAGGATAGTGAACAGAGGCGTAGACGCCGACGATGTGCGGGTCACCCTCCTCTGTGCAGACCCCGCTATCACTGTATCCGCTGATACGGCAGCCATCGACTCCCTTTGGCACAGGGAAGAGGCAGAGGTGGGGCCCTTCGTGTTCACGGTCAGCGACACAGCCACTGCGCGCCGTGTGCCATTTGTGGTGCGAGCATGGAGCGCCGATGGCCATGTGGCGCACGATACTCTGCATGTAGGCGTGGGCCAGGCCCCGATTCTTCTCCTCGATGATGATGGCGGGGCAGCGTACGAGGGCTACTACCAGCGCGCACTTGCCGAGCTTGGTCTTTACATTGACTATTGGGACGCGGCCAAGGACGGTCCTCCAGGGCCACAGCTGTTGGGCACCTATAGAACTGTGCTCTGGTTTACCGGTGATGACGACACAACTTCCCTCACCGCCCACGAACAAGGGCTTGTGGCCGAATATCTGGACAACGGCGGGCACCTCATTCTCACTGGCCAGAACATCTCCTCGGACCTTTTTGGCCGGGGCAGTGCCGCAGACTCGGCCTTCTGCGCGCGGTACTTAAAGTGCACGCTTGTCAAGCCGGGCACATCGGATTATACGATGATGGGTGTGGCAGGAGACCCGGTGGCCGGAGGCATGGTCCTCTCGCTGCGCGGTCAATACGGCGCAGGTAATCAAACCGCTCCCGACGTGGTAGCCCCGCTGAGCCCCGCGGTAATGATGCTGAAGTACCTTCCTGGACAGGGGGCGGCAGCGGTGCGCTGGCACGACCCAGCAACCGGGGCCAAGCTCATTTACCTCGCCTTTGGCTTCGAAGGGATCGGGGGGCCGTCCAGGAGCACCGCCACGCAGTTTCTTCAGAAAATGCTCGCCTGGTTTGCGCTCCCAGCAGCGGTGGAGGGCCAGGAGCGCTTTACAGGCGTGCCCGTGAAGTTTAGGGTGCTGCCTCCTTTCCCCAACCCCTGCAACGAGTCCACTGCCTTTTTGGTGGAGTTGCCTGAGAGGGCTCGCCTGCGCGTCATGGTCGTGAATGCTGCGGGCAGGCTGGTCCGAGTGCTAGTGGACGAGGTACGTGAGGCAGGACGGTATCGCGAGACATGGGACGGCCGCGACTTGCTGGGCACGCCGGTATCCAGCGGCGTCTACATAGTGCGCGCAGAGGCGAATTCCCTGCGCGATAGCACAAAGCTGCTCGTGCTCCGGTGA
- a CDS encoding carbohydrate binding family 9 domain-containing protein: AEGKGANRAAEQHRVIDAVRTPVRPQIDGSLEDSVWQALPFQGEFVQREPAEGAPASEPTQVGILYDEENLYLGVKCYDSEPHRVVAREMLRDTQLDDDDNFEIVIDSYRDRRSGFYFVVNPHGAKRDAVFSNEGRNFNPAWDGIWRCRAQVNRLGWFAEIAIPWKTLRFARQDTQVWGINFARTIRRKNEYVYWQLVPRDVGWAGLFRLSHAGTLRGLAGLQGGGAVDLKPYVAGGLQRDAQTGFSTLRRQALGLDAKVLLSPNLVVDLTMNPDFAQVEADREQVNLTRFSLYFPEKRDFFLEGGDVFSFGSGRGRGGGNVELFYSRRIGLVQGTAIPILGGAKVVGKVGDYQVGALNVLTERTRLSDGQVVPPTNFAVLRLRRDLMSRASLGVLMTSMQEFGQAAYGHAFGVDGIFPLNDHLTVSGWLAGELGSDAEGPWHKALSRRTASEVNVRYASDLWSFGGGLQDVGGAFDPAMGFVRRRDFRRAQLHAEYSPRPANASLVRQFSYEVNADWRTDHTGLLLDSGLGASFGVRFQNSARLNLGLEREYEWLPEDWEVRPGFLVPRGAYSGYDAYVEANSDRGRGLSGSVDVHVGDYYTGRSLQVGTGAELTSIARVKVMLNYNHNLISMAEKQFRTNTVGMRLFYFFSTELYCKAYVQWNDDRLSYEGRQRLLSNFLVRWIYSSGSDLYVVVNDGRLIGPDGHEITNRAVLLKVTRFLRT; this comes from the coding sequence GCTGAGGGCAAGGGAGCCAATCGCGCTGCGGAACAGCACCGTGTCATCGATGCAGTAAGGACGCCCGTGCGCCCCCAGATTGACGGATCCCTCGAAGACTCAGTCTGGCAGGCGCTTCCCTTCCAAGGCGAGTTTGTCCAGCGCGAGCCCGCGGAGGGCGCACCGGCCAGCGAGCCCACTCAGGTGGGGATCCTTTATGACGAGGAAAACCTCTATCTGGGCGTCAAGTGCTACGACAGCGAGCCCCACCGTGTGGTGGCGAGAGAGATGCTCCGGGACACCCAATTGGATGATGATGACAACTTTGAGATTGTGATTGACTCCTACCGGGATCGGCGGAGTGGCTTCTACTTTGTCGTCAATCCACACGGCGCGAAGCGTGATGCGGTATTCAGCAACGAGGGGCGAAACTTCAACCCCGCGTGGGACGGGATATGGCGTTGCCGGGCGCAGGTGAACCGCCTCGGCTGGTTTGCCGAGATCGCCATACCGTGGAAGACCTTGCGGTTTGCCAGGCAGGACACCCAAGTCTGGGGCATCAATTTCGCCCGTACGATTCGACGCAAGAACGAATACGTCTATTGGCAGCTGGTCCCTCGCGATGTGGGGTGGGCAGGACTTTTTCGACTGTCCCACGCGGGGACTCTGCGCGGTCTGGCAGGACTGCAGGGCGGAGGAGCGGTGGACCTGAAACCGTACGTGGCAGGCGGATTACAACGGGATGCCCAGACTGGTTTTTCTACCCTACGGAGGCAGGCGCTGGGACTGGACGCGAAGGTGCTCCTCTCGCCCAACCTGGTCGTGGACCTCACTATGAACCCTGACTTTGCGCAAGTGGAGGCAGACCGGGAGCAAGTCAACCTCACACGCTTTTCGCTGTACTTCCCGGAGAAGCGCGACTTCTTTCTTGAGGGGGGTGATGTCTTCTCCTTTGGCAGTGGGCGAGGGCGAGGCGGCGGGAACGTGGAGCTCTTTTATAGCCGGCGCATTGGACTGGTGCAGGGGACGGCAATTCCCATTCTGGGTGGCGCAAAGGTGGTGGGGAAGGTGGGTGACTACCAGGTGGGTGCTTTGAACGTGCTCACGGAGCGGACGCGCCTGAGTGATGGACAGGTAGTTCCCCCCACCAACTTTGCAGTGTTGCGCCTGCGTCGCGACCTGATGAGCAGAGCTTCACTGGGGGTTTTGATGACCTCCATGCAGGAGTTTGGCCAGGCCGCATATGGGCACGCCTTTGGCGTCGACGGCATCTTTCCGCTGAATGACCATCTCACAGTAAGCGGATGGCTGGCCGGGGAGCTTGGCTCCGACGCTGAGGGCCCCTGGCACAAGGCGCTCTCCAGGAGAACCGCCTCGGAAGTGAACGTGCGCTACGCCAGCGACCTGTGGTCCTTTGGCGGCGGCTTGCAAGATGTGGGTGGTGCCTTTGACCCCGCGATGGGCTTCGTGCGGCGCCGTGACTTCCGCCGGGCCCAGCTCCATGCCGAATACTCTCCGCGCCCCGCCAACGCCTCGTTGGTGCGCCAATTCAGTTACGAGGTGAACGCAGATTGGCGGACCGACCATACAGGCCTACTCCTGGATAGCGGCCTCGGGGCCTCTTTCGGCGTCCGGTTCCAAAACAGTGCCCGCCTCAACCTGGGACTGGAACGAGAATACGAATGGTTGCCTGAAGACTGGGAAGTCCGCCCTGGGTTCCTGGTCCCGAGAGGAGCTTATAGCGGGTACGACGCGTACGTAGAGGCCAACTCCGACCGCGGGCGCGGCCTGTCTGGGTCGGTCGACGTGCATGTCGGCGACTACTACACAGGGCGCAGCCTGCAGGTGGGTACTGGCGCCGAGCTCACCAGCATTGCCCGCGTCAAAGTGATGCTCAACTACAACCATAACCTCATCTCCATGGCAGAGAAGCAGTTCCGCACCAACACAGTTGGAATGCGCCTGTTCTATTTCTTTTCCACAGAACTCTATTGCAAAGCCTACGTTCAATGGAATGATGACCGTCTCAGTTATGAAGGTCGGCAGAGGCTGCTAAGTAACTTCTTGGTACGATGGATATACAGCTCTGGAAGCGATCTCTACGTGGTGGTAAATGATGGACGTTTGATAGGACCAGACGGACACGAGATCACCAACCGCGCTGTGCTGCTAAAGGTGACGCGGTTCCTGCGCACCTGA